One window of the Streptococcus parasanguinis ATCC 15912 genome contains the following:
- a CDS encoding ABC transporter permease, whose protein sequence is MKRKVYWKDLFASFTHSKGRFLSILTLMLLGSLALVGLKVTTPNMHRTANQFIQQQKMLDLAVMGDLGLDQVDQEEFLRVKGARVEFGSLLDLTVKGTGEAIRLFSAPKSLSSFRVTKGRLPKKEGELALASFWEDRYQIGDTLTLEEKSGTSSSLKRNQFTIVGFVQSSEMWSQKNLGTAMSGSGNLDAYALVSKEVFTTKLPAMARIQFDDLKSLDSFSQVYQKRLEAHQEELEKLLKDNGKARYQRLKQEADGQIQKGQKELSRAKETLQSAKNQIDQAQKQLDLQEAQFKKLASFLPAKEQVASQEKLHQAKEQLDQKKKDWATGESELGKKEEEMKKAQRERDQLEIPTYHVYDRKTMPGGQGYLMYSNASSSISAVGNIFPVVLYLVAAMVTFTTMTRFVDEERTNAGIFKALGYRTRDIILKFVLYGFFAGTIGTLLGTLLGHYFLSGIISNIITQGMVIGESREYFYGDMTLIALGLSFIASVLPAYWVSRKELKEEANLLLLPKPPVSGSKIFLERLHFIWKRLSFTHKVTARNLFRYKQRMLMTIFGVAGSVALLFAGLGIQSSVRGVSKRQFQEILSYELIVAQKTNSSSQESKELTNRLEKSDIKDYRPIYSKVIEASLKGGRDKQTITMMVTDRTDFAPFVSLRSIKQGESLSLKKGVIISSKLAQLARVTVGDRLTLDGHSFKVAGITENYVGHFVYMDQASYQKIYGKRTSANSYLVQLRNPSTRKVQTVSRDMMALAAVKAVSQNASMISLFNSVAKSLDTTMMILVVVSILLAIVILYNLTNINVAERIRELSTIKVLGFHNKEVTLYIYRETILLSIIGILMGLGGGYYLHQFLIAMIAPDAILFYPKVGLGVFLFPVGGMILLLILLGIYVDHYLRKIDMLEALKSVD, encoded by the coding sequence ATGAAACGAAAAGTCTATTGGAAGGATTTATTTGCTTCTTTTACACATTCAAAAGGACGCTTTCTCTCCATCTTAACCTTGATGTTGTTGGGAAGCTTGGCCTTGGTAGGCCTAAAGGTGACTACTCCAAATATGCACCGAACGGCTAACCAGTTTATTCAGCAACAAAAGATGCTAGATCTTGCTGTTATGGGGGACTTGGGATTAGACCAGGTAGACCAAGAGGAGTTTTTAAGAGTCAAAGGGGCGCGTGTCGAATTTGGTTCACTGCTGGATTTGACAGTGAAAGGGACAGGAGAGGCAATTCGACTTTTTTCTGCCCCAAAAAGCCTTTCTTCTTTTCGTGTGACCAAGGGGCGCCTGCCCAAAAAAGAAGGGGAACTGGCCCTAGCAAGTTTTTGGGAGGATCGCTATCAGATAGGGGATACCCTCACACTTGAAGAAAAGTCTGGAACGAGCTCTAGTTTAAAGCGAAATCAATTCACCATTGTTGGCTTTGTACAATCCTCTGAGATGTGGTCTCAAAAGAATTTAGGCACTGCCATGAGTGGCAGTGGGAATCTGGATGCCTATGCTCTGGTTTCAAAAGAAGTCTTCACCACCAAACTTCCCGCGATGGCGCGGATCCAGTTTGATGATCTGAAGTCTTTAGATTCTTTTTCGCAAGTCTACCAAAAACGGCTCGAAGCTCATCAAGAAGAGTTAGAAAAACTTTTGAAAGATAATGGAAAGGCTCGCTATCAAAGACTCAAGCAGGAGGCGGATGGCCAGATTCAAAAAGGCCAGAAAGAACTCAGTCGTGCCAAGGAAACACTCCAGTCAGCCAAGAATCAGATCGATCAGGCTCAAAAGCAATTAGACTTGCAGGAGGCGCAGTTCAAGAAATTAGCTTCCTTTCTGCCAGCTAAAGAGCAAGTAGCCAGTCAAGAAAAGCTCCATCAAGCCAAAGAACAACTGGATCAGAAAAAGAAGGACTGGGCTACAGGTGAATCGGAGCTCGGAAAAAAAGAGGAGGAGATGAAAAAAGCCCAAAGGGAGCGAGATCAGCTGGAAATCCCAACTTATCATGTCTATGACCGCAAGACCATGCCAGGTGGACAAGGTTACTTGATGTATAGCAATGCCAGTAGTAGTATCTCTGCTGTTGGAAATATTTTTCCGGTCGTTCTTTATCTGGTAGCAGCCATGGTGACCTTTACCACGATGACCCGCTTTGTCGATGAAGAGCGAACCAATGCAGGTATTTTTAAGGCGCTGGGCTATCGTACCAGGGACATCATTCTCAAATTTGTTCTCTATGGATTCTTTGCAGGGACGATCGGTACCCTTCTAGGAACCTTGCTGGGCCATTATTTCCTATCGGGGATCATTTCCAACATTATCACGCAAGGGATGGTGATTGGAGAGAGCAGAGAGTATTTTTATGGGGATATGACTCTGATTGCGCTCGGACTATCTTTCATCGCGAGTGTGCTTCCGGCTTACTGGGTTTCTCGCAAGGAATTAAAAGAAGAAGCCAATCTTTTATTGCTTCCTAAACCACCGGTATCCGGTTCGAAGATTTTCCTGGAGCGTCTCCATTTTATTTGGAAGCGTCTGAGTTTCACCCACAAGGTCACTGCTCGTAATCTCTTTCGTTACAAACAACGGATGCTGATGACCATTTTTGGAGTGGCAGGTTCTGTTGCTCTCCTCTTTGCAGGGCTAGGAATTCAATCTTCTGTAAGAGGTGTTTCCAAACGCCAATTTCAAGAGATCCTATCTTATGAGTTGATTGTAGCCCAAAAAACCAATTCATCAAGCCAAGAAAGCAAGGAACTAACCAATCGTCTGGAAAAATCAGATATCAAGGATTATCGACCGATCTATAGTAAGGTCATTGAAGCATCTTTAAAGGGTGGACGCGACAAGCAGACCATTACGATGATGGTAACGGACCGTACAGATTTTGCTCCCTTTGTAAGCTTGCGTTCTATCAAGCAAGGAGAGTCCTTGTCTCTCAAGAAAGGGGTCATCATCAGTAGTAAGCTAGCGCAATTAGCCCGGGTTACAGTCGGTGATCGACTGACCTTAGATGGCCACTCTTTTAAGGTAGCAGGGATCACTGAAAATTATGTCGGCCATTTTGTCTATATGGATCAGGCAAGTTACCAAAAAATCTACGGAAAGCGGACTTCAGCAAATAGCTATTTGGTGCAGTTGAGAAATCCTTCTACACGAAAAGTGCAAACTGTCAGTCGAGACATGATGGCACTTGCAGCTGTGAAGGCGGTTAGTCAAAATGCTTCGATGATTTCCCTCTTTAACTCAGTTGCCAAATCTTTGGATACCACTATGATGATTCTAGTAGTCGTATCGATCTTGCTAGCCATTGTAATCTTGTATAATTTAACCAATATCAATGTGGCAGAGCGGATCCGGGAATTATCGACCATTAAGGTCTTAGGATTCCATAATAAGGAAGTGACGCTCTATATTTACCGTGAAACCATCTTATTGTCTATCATAGGGATCCTCATGGGATTAGGAGGTGGCTATTATCTTCATCAATTCCTCATTGCCATGATTGCACCAGATGCTATTCTCTTTTACCCTAAAGTGGGACTTGGCGTTTTCCTCTTCCCTGTCGGAGGAATGATCCTTCTCTTGATCCTGTTAGGAATTTATGTTGACCATTATCTCCGAAAAATAGACATGCTCGAAGCCCTCAAATCAGTAGACTAA
- a CDS encoding ABC transporter ATP-binding protein: MPYIEMQHCYKRYTSGETEIFANRDVSFEIEKGELVIILGASGAGKSTVLNILGGMDTNDEGQVLIDGVDIAKLNAHQRTNYRRDDVGFVFQFYNLVPNLTAKENVELASEIVSDALDPEAVLKEVGLGNRLDNFPAQLSGGEQQRVAIARAVAKNPKILLCDEPTGALDYQTGKQVLGILQDMSRKKGATVIIVTHNAALAPIADRVIRMHDAKVKSVEINELPQDIATLEY; the protein is encoded by the coding sequence ATGCCCTACATCGAAATGCAGCATTGTTACAAGCGCTATACGAGTGGAGAGACAGAGATTTTCGCTAACCGGGATGTTTCCTTTGAGATAGAAAAAGGCGAGTTGGTTATTATTTTAGGGGCTTCAGGAGCTGGAAAATCAACGGTTCTCAATATCTTAGGAGGGATGGACACCAATGACGAGGGTCAGGTTCTGATTGATGGGGTGGATATTGCAAAGCTCAATGCCCATCAACGAACCAATTATCGACGAGATGATGTTGGTTTTGTCTTTCAATTTTATAATTTGGTCCCTAATTTGACAGCTAAGGAGAATGTTGAGTTGGCTTCAGAAATTGTTTCTGACGCTCTAGATCCGGAAGCTGTTTTGAAAGAAGTAGGACTTGGCAATCGTCTTGATAATTTTCCTGCCCAATTGTCAGGCGGGGAACAACAACGGGTGGCGATCGCTCGGGCAGTGGCGAAAAATCCAAAAATCCTCCTTTGTGATGAGCCGACGGGAGCCTTGGATTACCAGACGGGTAAGCAAGTATTGGGGATTTTACAGGATATGTCTCGAAAAAAAGGAGCGACGGTCATCATCGTAACCCATAATGCTGCTCTAGCTCCTATTGCAGACCGTGTGATTCGCATGCATGATGCCAAGGTCAAGTCGGTAGAAATCAATGAGCTTCCTCAAGATATTGCTACACTAGAGTATTAG